In Desulfitibacter sp. BRH_c19, a single window of DNA contains:
- a CDS encoding carbon-nitrogen hydrolase — translation MTNIDLTKFEKKIVLRNITRKDIDYIIELGRICFPKMETWTRGHLESHLKIFPEGQFCVEYEGQIVGSCSSLIVDFEEYDDQHTFDEITDDGYITNHDSEGTNLYGIEVMVHPDFRNMKIGKRLYDARKDLVQELNLKSIIIAGRIPNYHLHADQMTPRQYVKEVKIHNIFDPILGFQLKNDFVVKRVNTNYLPDDERSLNYAILMEWFNIDYRPQTKKHFKTAFPVRVCVIQYMMKSISSFEELANQCEYFVDVGSNYKSDFVVFPEIFTIQLLSFVEEKSPSLSVRKLTEFTEQYIEMFTELAVKYNVNIIGGSHFVEESGKIYNIAYLFRRDGTIEKQYKIHITPDEKKWWGISGGNEVRVFDTDCGKISILICYDIEFPELSRIVTEMGANIIFVPFCTDERQGYLRVRYCAQARSVENQTYTVIAGTVGNLTQVENMDIQYAQSAIFTPSDFAFPRDGILGECSPNIEMVVVGDLDLEILKRHRKSGTVTLLNDRRKDIYELIIKDCSNLYEQ, via the coding sequence ATGACAAATATTGATCTAACTAAATTCGAAAAAAAGATTGTATTAAGAAATATAACCAGAAAGGACATTGATTATATTATTGAGCTAGGAAGAATATGTTTTCCTAAAATGGAAACATGGACGCGGGGACATCTTGAGAGCCATTTAAAAATTTTTCCTGAGGGTCAATTTTGTGTTGAATATGAAGGACAAATTGTGGGATCATGTTCTAGTTTGATTGTTGATTTTGAAGAGTATGATGATCAGCATACTTTTGATGAAATTACTGACGATGGTTATATTACTAATCATGATTCAGAAGGCACAAATTTATATGGAATAGAAGTAATGGTGCATCCGGATTTTCGTAATATGAAAATTGGCAAAAGGCTTTATGATGCTAGAAAAGATTTAGTCCAAGAACTGAACCTAAAAAGTATTATAATTGCAGGAAGAATTCCAAATTATCATTTACATGCTGATCAAATGACTCCAAGGCAATATGTAAAAGAAGTAAAAATTCATAACATTTTTGACCCTATATTAGGCTTTCAATTAAAAAATGACTTTGTAGTCAAGAGAGTAAATACCAATTACTTACCGGATGATGAACGCTCTCTAAATTATGCTATTCTTATGGAATGGTTCAATATTGATTATCGCCCTCAAACTAAAAAACATTTTAAGACTGCATTCCCAGTAAGGGTATGCGTTATTCAATACATGATGAAAAGTATATCCTCTTTTGAGGAGTTAGCTAACCAATGTGAGTATTTTGTTGATGTAGGCTCAAATTATAAAAGTGATTTTGTTGTATTTCCAGAAATTTTTACAATACAGCTTTTATCATTTGTTGAAGAGAAGTCCCCTAGTCTATCTGTGCGTAAACTTACAGAGTTTACTGAACAGTATATAGAAATGTTTACGGAATTAGCTGTTAAGTACAATGTAAATATTATAGGAGGATCCCACTTCGTTGAAGAAAGTGGCAAAATTTATAACATTGCATATTTATTTAGAAGAGATGGAACAATTGAGAAACAATATAAAATTCATATAACACCAGATGAAAAAAAATGGTGGGGCATATCGGGTGGAAATGAAGTAAGAGTCTTTGATACAGATTGTGGCAAGATTTCCATTTTAATTTGTTATGATATTGAGTTTCCTGAATTATCAAGGATAGTAACAGAAATGGGAGCAAATATTATCTTTGTGCCTTTTTGTACTGATGAGAGACAAGGATATCTACGGGTAAGGTATTGTGCTCAGGCCAGGTCTGTTGAAAATCAGACATATACGGTAATCGCAGGTACTGTAGGCAATTTAACTCAGGTGGAAAATATGGATATCCAGTACGCCCAATCAGCTATATTTACCCCATCTGACTTTGCCTTCCCAAGAGATGGAATATTAGGGGAGTGTAGTCCAAACATTGAGATGGTTGTTGTTGGAGATTTAGACCTAGAAATTTTAAAACGTCATCGTAAATCGGGTACAGTTACTCTTTTAAATGATCGAAGGAAGGATATCTATGAATTAATAATTAAAGATTGTTCTAATCTATATGAGCAATAA
- a CDS encoding peptidylprolyl isomerase has protein sequence MSKNPIVTMEMENGSLVKIELYPEEAPNTVRNFVSLVKKGFYDGLIFHRVIPGFMVQGGCSEGSGMGGPGYSIKGEFSKNGFPNDLEHERGVLSMARTMAPNSAGSQFFIMVEKSPHLDRDYAAFGKVTEGMEEVDRIVSVKRDSRDKPQEDQRIKKMTVETFDVDYGEPEKI, from the coding sequence ATGTCTAAAAATCCAATAGTAACAATGGAAATGGAAAATGGAAGTTTAGTTAAAATTGAACTTTATCCAGAGGAAGCACCAAATACTGTTAGGAATTTTGTGTCATTAGTTAAAAAAGGTTTCTATGATGGTTTAATTTTTCACAGGGTTATACCAGGTTTTATGGTCCAGGGAGGTTGTTCTGAAGGTTCAGGCATGGGTGGGCCAGGGTATTCCATTAAAGGGGAATTTAGCAAGAATGGATTTCCAAATGATTTGGAACATGAGCGGGGAGTGCTTTCCATGGCAAGAACAATGGCTCCAAATTCTGCAGGTTCTCAATTCTTTATTATGGTAGAGAAGTCTCCCCATTTAGACAGGGACTATGCTGCTTTTGGGAAGGTTACTGAAGGTATGGAGGAAGTTGACAGGATAGTGAGTGTAAAACGGGATTCTAGAGATAAACCTCAGGAAGACCAGAGAATTAAGAAGATGACAGTTGAAACTTTTGATGTGGATTACGGAGAACCAGAAAAAATTTAA